Proteins from one Microcoleus sp. bin38.metabat.b11b12b14.051 genomic window:
- a CDS encoding nucleoside transporter C-terminal domain-containing protein: MSIYNFISFLGIFGLCAIAWIFSENRQVRYIPWRVIIWGIGLQLVLGFLVFLFPPTRIALEWFTSLLDGVFTAADAGARFVFGRNIVPIPGQDPPVNLGYIFAFRALPTVVFFSGLMALLYNIGIIQIITEVFAKIFYMTMRLSGAEALSGAANIFVGIEAAIVVKPYLPQMTRSELCAILSCCFGTAASSTLAIYVSFLKPVFPNILGHLVSASIIAIPACFVLSKILVPETGIPVTMGGIPKEEPKPQGHEFIGDEIAQNDGEFRKQETVGGEPIERVSPLDAAIIGALDGVKMSVAIAAVLILILGLVSLINQFFAWLAVLPAPIGTIFSFITLQNIQGALFYPLTLLTGVPFEDSWTASVIIGRRLLETAIPPYQTLAEAAAKGLISDRTVLIVSYALSGFAHLASVGIFVGGTIALIPSRRKDISELGWKALFVGTLATMMIACIAGLFDTGDSSILGTKTPPTAPISAPASPKSEASPAASSKPSVAPAIASPKPSPKGEKVAPKAKESPKSESKKTP, encoded by the coding sequence ATGTCTATCTACAACTTTATCTCATTTCTGGGCATTTTTGGGTTGTGCGCGATCGCCTGGATTTTCTCAGAAAACCGCCAAGTTAGGTATATACCTTGGCGCGTCATCATCTGGGGCATTGGCCTACAATTAGTCTTAGGATTTTTAGTCTTCCTATTTCCCCCAACTCGCATCGCCCTAGAGTGGTTTACCAGCTTACTGGATGGAGTATTCACCGCTGCTGACGCCGGAGCAAGATTTGTATTCGGCAGAAACATTGTACCAATACCCGGTCAAGACCCGCCAGTTAATTTAGGATATATTTTCGCCTTTCGGGCTTTACCGACAGTCGTCTTTTTCTCAGGCCTCATGGCCTTACTTTATAACATCGGCATAATTCAAATTATCACCGAAGTTTTTGCCAAAATATTTTACATGACAATGCGGTTGAGTGGTGCAGAAGCACTCAGTGGCGCCGCCAATATTTTTGTAGGAATCGAAGCAGCAATTGTCGTCAAGCCTTACTTGCCACAAATGACTCGTTCCGAACTTTGTGCAATCCTCTCTTGTTGCTTTGGAACAGCCGCTTCATCAACCTTAGCAATTTACGTCAGTTTTCTCAAGCCTGTTTTTCCAAATATTTTAGGGCATTTAGTTTCAGCCTCAATAATCGCGATTCCTGCTTGTTTTGTCCTCTCCAAAATCTTAGTTCCCGAAACAGGTATACCGGTGACAATGGGCGGCATTCCCAAGGAAGAACCGAAACCCCAAGGCCACGAATTCATCGGCGATGAAATCGCCCAAAATGATGGTGAGTTCCGCAAACAAGAGACAGTTGGCGGAGAACCCATCGAACGAGTTAGCCCTTTGGATGCTGCGATTATTGGCGCATTAGACGGGGTAAAAATGTCAGTTGCAATTGCCGCTGTTTTGATTTTAATCTTGGGCTTAGTTTCCTTAATCAATCAATTCTTTGCTTGGCTGGCTGTTTTACCTGCTCCAATTGGTACAATCTTTAGTTTTATCACCCTGCAAAACATTCAAGGAGCCTTATTTTACCCGCTAACCTTGTTAACCGGAGTTCCCTTCGAGGATTCTTGGACAGCTTCAGTCATCATCGGGCGGCGGCTGTTAGAAACAGCAATTCCGCCTTATCAAACTTTAGCAGAAGCGGCGGCAAAAGGACTGATTAGCGATCGCACAGTTTTGATTGTCAGTTACGCCCTTTCCGGTTTCGCCCACCTAGCCTCCGTCGGCATATTTGTCGGCGGCACAATCGCCCTAATTCCCTCCCGCCGCAAAGACATTTCCGAACTCGGTTGGAAAGCCTTATTTGTCGGCACCTTAGCTACAATGATGATTGCTTGTATCGCCGGATTATTTGACACCGGAGACTCCAGCATTTTAGGTACTAAGACACCCCCAACTGCCCCGATAAGCGCCCCCGCTTCCCCGAAATCAGAAGCATCCCCAGCGGCGAGTTCCAAGCCGTCAGTTGCCCCAGCAATTGCCAGCCCGAAGCCTTCGCCGAAGGGTGAAAAAGTGGCTCCGAAAGCCAAAGAATCTCCTAAATCTGAATCGAAGAAAACACCTTAA